A region of Spirochaetota bacterium DNA encodes the following proteins:
- a CDS encoding leucyl aminopeptidase, with product MFTLQAKKFDVVLPSATVALLCTQEQIANNTFIPQQLSDVFSFINTKNFKAKQGTYFFAALKDKPSILLVGLGSHKDVTQETLRNAASVIVGACQDKSVLEVHVVVPDNINIKDSGRCIAEGLYLSNYAFNRYKTKKDEINPLLEKAILLCDNPAQLLPILKEVEIVCHNTLLCRDLVNETTENANPVTIAKIAKTIATQSKIKCTVFNKKDIEKMKMGLLLAVSQGSKYPPYLIVMHYRGAPKKDAIAIAGKGITFDTGGINLKPSGHIETMRTDMAGAASCIYAINAIAQMKLPVNVYAVIPLAENMISHTAYKPGDVFTAYNGKTVEIGNTDAEGRLILADALSFIERKLKPKAIVDIATLTGACIVSFGEIVAAYLTNDENLSQVLTKASDITGEKIWRMPLYPEYNEEIKSDIADIINVPPVRNAGTIIGAIFLKNFVENTPWAHIDIAGTAWYSKKRGYNPKNATGFGVRLLYEFVKNYSS from the coding sequence ATGTTCACTTTACAGGCAAAAAAGTTTGATGTTGTACTACCATCTGCAACTGTTGCATTACTTTGTACCCAAGAACAGATTGCCAACAATACGTTTATTCCTCAACAGCTGTCTGATGTTTTTTCATTCATCAACACAAAAAACTTTAAAGCAAAACAGGGCACCTATTTTTTTGCAGCGTTGAAAGATAAGCCTTCAATTCTTCTTGTTGGGCTGGGTAGCCATAAAGATGTGACACAAGAAACTTTGCGCAACGCAGCAAGTGTTATAGTTGGTGCATGCCAGGACAAATCAGTTTTGGAAGTTCATGTTGTTGTTCCTGATAATATAAATATAAAAGATAGTGGCCGATGCATTGCCGAAGGATTATATCTTTCAAACTATGCATTTAATCGCTATAAAACTAAAAAAGATGAAATAAACCCATTATTAGAAAAGGCTATATTACTGTGTGATAATCCCGCACAGCTGTTGCCAATTCTTAAAGAAGTAGAGATTGTATGCCACAACACTTTACTGTGCCGTGATTTAGTTAACGAAACCACTGAAAATGCTAATCCAGTAACTATCGCCAAAATTGCAAAAACAATTGCCACACAATCAAAGATAAAATGTACAGTGTTCAATAAAAAAGATATAGAAAAAATGAAAATGGGACTGCTGTTAGCTGTCAGCCAGGGCAGCAAATACCCACCATATTTAATAGTTATGCACTATAGGGGAGCACCAAAAAAAGATGCGATAGCTATTGCAGGTAAAGGTATAACCTTTGATACAGGCGGTATTAACTTAAAGCCTTCAGGACATATTGAGACAATGCGCACCGATATGGCTGGCGCAGCTTCGTGCATTTATGCAATTAATGCAATTGCCCAGATGAAGCTACCAGTGAATGTGTATGCAGTAATACCACTTGCTGAAAATATGATTTCGCATACTGCATATAAACCAGGTGATGTGTTTACCGCGTACAACGGCAAAACCGTTGAGATTGGCAACACGGACGCTGAAGGGCGCCTTATACTGGCTGATGCATTATCCTTTATTGAAAGAAAATTAAAACCTAAAGCTATTGTTGATATTGCAACGCTCACGGGAGCTTGTATTGTTAGTTTTGGGGAGATAGTAGCTGCGTATCTGACAAATGATGAAAATTTATCTCAAGTACTCACCAAAGCGTCAGACATTACAGGTGAAAAAATATGGCGCATGCCATTATATCCCGAATACAATGAAGAAATCAAATCCGACATTGCTGATATCATTAATGTCCCACCTGTTAGAAACGCAGGCACAATTATTGGAGCGATATTCCTAAAAAATTTTGTTGAAAATACACCTTGGGCTCATATTGATATAGCTGGCACAGCGTGGTATTCAAAAAAGCGTGGCTATAATCCAAAAAATGCCACAGGATTTGGGGTAAGATTATTATATGAATTTGTAAAAAACTATTCTTCATAA
- a CDS encoding ferritin family protein yields the protein MYSTKELIDIAIGIEETGFYFYSTFKNKFKDESFKQIFQFLADEELRHKDAFSGMLKELKDTQGLFTEEYYSYLKAIGTTRVFSNKDDIDKIAPTLQQPLDIIKIAMDAERDSIVWYSELKEIYHNDAKSKDILERLINEERKHVLTLLDLKEKLSL from the coding sequence ATGTATTCAACAAAAGAATTAATTGATATAGCAATTGGCATTGAAGAAACAGGGTTTTATTTTTATTCTACTTTTAAAAATAAATTTAAAGATGAGTCGTTTAAACAGATTTTTCAATTTCTTGCAGATGAAGAGTTGCGACATAAAGATGCGTTTTCTGGGATGCTTAAGGAATTAAAAGATACTCAGGGCTTGTTTACTGAAGAGTACTATTCATATCTTAAAGCTATTGGAACAACTAGAGTATTTTCAAACAAAGATGATATTGACAAAATCGCACCCACACTCCAGCAACCACTTGATATAATCAAGATAGCAATGGATGCCGAACGGGATTCAATTGTGTGGTATTCGGAATTGAAGGAAATATACCACAATGATGCTAAGTCAAAAGACATTCTTGAGCGGCTAATCAATGAAGAACGTAAGCACGTACTAACATTGCTGGATTTGAAAGAGAAACTGAGCTTGTAA